Genomic window (Phacochoerus africanus isolate WHEZ1 chromosome 1, ROS_Pafr_v1, whole genome shotgun sequence):
TGGAATCAGTGACACCACAGAAATAGGAGATAGACAGAGTAAAACATCTGGATGATAGCCATACAGCTGGTTTATGCATGTTCCAGGGCTCTTGTCTTGTTTCAGTGTTCATTGCCTGCACTGAACATGTTGCCCACCGAGCCTTCCTGCTCCTGTGGTGTGATTGCCACAACACCAGGTTGCCTTGTGTTGCGGGAGATGGTTGGGTGGTCTTGGTGGTTAACTCTGGGGATGAGAGCAGACGCTCATGCTGTGCTGACTGTTCTTGTTTCAGTGCACGAAGGCAGCCCTCTGGGTGAACTCCATCGTTGTATCCGGGAGGGGGTGAAGGTGAATGTTCACATCCGCACTTTCAAGGGACTTCGGGGTGTCTGTACAGGCTTCCTCGTTGCATTTGACAAGTTCTGGAATATGGTAATTAAGCCTTTCTCAAGGGGTTGGAGAACCTCCTATGGATTAAATCTTTGTGTGTATCTAAAGGACCTTATTCAGCAAAACCTGCAGAATAACTTCCCAGACGAACTGGAATCTTTGCACTTTTGGGCAACAACAAGAAAGTTGTTTGTATTGCTTTTCCTAAAGGCAGTGGCTTTCAGCTGGGGTGATTTTTCCCATTCCTCCTTCCCAGGGACATTTTTGAGGGGGATATTTTTTTGATTGTCACGACTGTGGGATGGGGTACAACTGGCATCTCGTGGGTGGAGACGGAGGCTGCCGCTGCATGTCCTACAATACACAGACCAGTCCTCCAACAAGAAGGAATGATCTAGTCCAAAATGTTACTAGTGCCAGAGTTGAGGGATCCAGGCTTAAGGAATGATGACTTATTTCATCTTTCAGTAATTTTGTGTTGATTTCCTGCCAGCTATTcttcattcacttaaaaatattattgacttCCCACTTCGGCAGGGTACAGTGCTAGGGAGAGAAATTTCAGAAAGTAACTTTCACTCTACAGTTTTTGGAAAGATGGGTGAGGATAGAGGAGAAGGGGACATAGTAGTGAGCAAGACagtttgctcagtgtttccttatGAAGGACTTACAGGGGTACCACGTGCCCCCAGCCTTAGAGGCTTTACTGCATATTTACAAGGTATTTATAGAAGAGAAAGGGTATATTATAGTACAGCCATAATATGAGGCAGTTACAATATGAGCCACCAGGGctttctggtatttttttcatatgatcttccatcaccagtttttcttttccttgagctTTATCTCCGTCTGTGACTCACCTTTATAATGAAAACAGTTGCAGAACAGTTGCTAATACTTACTAAGCgcttgctatgtgccagatacCATACTAAGGGCTTTACATATAATATCTCAACAAAtgttacagggtttttttgtgctttttttcagggctgcacccgcggcacatggaggttcccaggctaggggtcagatcagagcttcagctgctggcctacatcatagccacagcaacgcaggatctgagccacgtctgcaacctacactgcagctcatggcaacagcaaatcctcaacccactgagtgaggccagggatggaacctgcaacctcatggttcctagtcagattcctttccactgtgccatgatgggaactccagcaaatgaGTTATAGTTCTATCACTGCTCCGTTTCCCAAATGAAGGACTTGAGGCAAGCAGTTTTGGAAGATTGGCCCCAGATCATACTGTTAGTAAATGGAATGACCCTGACTTTATTCCAGGTCTTCTGCCTTCTAAGACCATGTTTTCAACTGTTACGGAATCAAATTCAAAACCTGGCTTTGAATCCTGGTTTTACCACTTGATAGCTGTGTAATTCTAACCATGGTAATTTCCTTGAGCCTATTTTGTCTCTAAAATGTAGGGGAAAAAACATCACCTTTGAAGTTTTAAGAGAATGTATTTgatgacagtaataataatactttcaGCTTATATTTGTAGGGTGATTGTCACTTTTCAGGGTAGTATCTCTCATTTGATCCTAACCCCTGTCCTGTGAGGTTGATATCTGAGTAACAAGAATTCTCCAGCGTTTTTGTGTTTTAACCAAGTTAATCTCTATCAGTCAGTGTTGTGAGATGTAGAGagtgaaaaaggaagagaagcatcAGAGTAGTATTTTTTGAAGTGTGGCCTGAGGCTGTCCTTGATGAGAATCATAGGTTTTCTGGTTAAAACAAAGTTTTAACCAGAcctattaaatcagaatctccaggaGAATAGACTtggatttgtattttaataatctACCTAGATAGTCATGCTCCCTGAAACTTAAGAACCCCTCCCCTGCCTTTGTCAATCCCCTTCCCATAGGAGAAACTCACCTTATTTGGTCATAGCCACTTGAAATTTCTTCTCAGAGGTACAGGTATTACCATCTTTTTCTGCCCAAGAGCTGAGTCACCTGTTTAATTCTGCTACAATTAgatgtttttctgccttttaaattttttcacaaaAGCTGtaagaatgatattttaaattctgccttccccacccccacccccacccccactttgggCTGTTCTTCTGTAGGCACTTACTGATGTGGATGAGACCTACCGAAAACCTGTTCTAGGCAAAGCGTATGAACGGGATTCTTCATTGACTCTCACTAGGGTAAGCAGTTTCCCCTGACTTTCTGAGAACCCAGCATGCCTTGAAGCTTAAGTAAGATCACTGAGCCCAGGGAAAGATTTCGAGCAGGAAAGCCCTACTGCTGTCAACCAGGTGTGCCTGGACCAAGTCTTCACTAGTCTCTCTTCTCCTGCATCCAGCAAATCTAAAATGAGTCCATGGTTCTTACCTGCATGTAGTTTGAGCAACAGGTTACTTCTTAGAAGACTTAGAAGTCTTTCAGTTTTATACCATGGAAAAAGCAAGTACTTTTCTTTTGACATACTTACTGATTTATCTGAGTTATAgctaaaaactgaaaatttgtCACTAACTAGTTAAAAATTGCACAGCAAGGAGTTCACAGAGCACGATTAaggaatctttttgtttttttcatatgttgaaaGAAGACTGCTGAAAGCTAAAGAGAAGGctaatatttttcattactttCCCTTTAGCTATTTGATCGACTAAAACTACAGGATTCCTCCAAGAAGGAAGCAGATTCCAGGTCTGCAGTTGAAGACTCCACTCTGTCCAGATACTCCCAGACATCCACTTGGAAGGTGGCTTCCGTGTGGGGAAGAGAAGACACTGACCGGGGCTCCCGCAAGCGTTCCCGCTCCGTCCCTTCTTCCCTGCAGGCATCTGCAAGGGAGGAGTCCAGGTCAGAGCTGTCAGGGAGGACTACACGGACAGAAGGGTCAAGTGCAGGAGGTACCTTTTCCAGGGCCACCACCCTTTCTAGGGGCCAGCCCCGTAAGAAAAAGCGAAAGCCAAAAGTGGATTATCAGCAGGTATTCACTCGACACATAAATCAGATTTTCATTCGGGGGGAGAATGTCCTGCTGGTTCATCTTGCACAGTGACCAGTTCGGCCTCGCTTGAGCTTtggtttttagaaataaatgcatgaatcGCTGCTATGCTGTATCCTGGTATCCCAGTGCAACTCTGAGTTGGAATGATTCCCTCTGGTCCTGCATGTGCAGAGCATAGAGCCAGGCTCAGGCCCTCTGGGAGGTGGGCTTCCTGAAGGAAAGACAGGCGGGTGAGTGCGTATTTGCATTAATATCGAGGCAAAAGCTGTTCAGAGGTATGTTCATCTGATTTTGCATCATGGTCTGCTTCAGACACTCAAGTATAAGAAGTTGAATTAGGGAACGTGGTATGAATTGAAGTCACTCCACAGGACTGTAGCatggtgaaggaaaaaaacacctcAAAAAGAATGATCTCATTTCTAAAAGCTAGGGTCCTGAATACTCATGAATTTGTTTCTAAGAGTAGCAGTATAAATTGCCCTGAGCCCTCCATGCACATCTCGTAACTGACCTTTGAATTTTGCCCTACACCATTCACTCTTCATCAAGAAGTGTAATTTGTTGGCTTTTGTAGACCTTATACATATTAAAAGATATCAATATATAACAAGTGAAATTTGGGTGGGTGGTATGCTTAAAGTAGCCAGCAGTGAATGCTGTGTTTTTATCTCTCCTCATTGTGGAAAGGGGTACAGAACCTCACTGGTCTTCCCCTTGCCAGAGGTGGCTTCTGCAGATGGTGTACCAGATGGGACTGTGAGATGCTCTTATCCTTCTctttcacttctgtggcatggtgCTAGCGCATGTACCCTGTGTATTCCCTCTCTGTACATAGTATGACCTGTCCTGTGAGCTTTGACCTTCTTGCCTGGCTTCAGAGTGTTCTGCATGAACTGAATGATACACGTGCATAATGTGGCTGAGAGTATCCTTTCCAGGCAGGGCGGGCCCTGTCTAGAGTATCTTTTGGGCTGGTTTTCCATGAAACAGGGGTGTAGAGTTTTATTCCCTTGTGTCAGGCCAAAGAAATTCTCACAAAGTACAATGGTGGTGTCTCCAAGGGGCACTTTACTCAGCCTGGCTTGAGTAACAGGAACACCAGACCACCTGCTACTACTGCTACTTGAATCATAGGCTTTTTCAATCGCCAGTGCAAAATAGGCTGTATCGTCACATGGACTGTTAGACAGTATTgaccttttgttttgttaattttgtatttggttttattttagataatttattttcagagTGAGAATAAGAAATATCTAACTTGTTAAAaacattggaaaagaaaaacttccttCCTCTGCTGCATTTGTTGTGTAACTGAAATAAGCCTTCTGAGAAGCAGATGAATAAAGCTGAGGGAGCTGGGACTCCTGGTCCTCTGCTAGCTGGGCCACTGGCTCATCATACAGTGAGAAGAGAGCAGAccacccctctgtgcctcagttttcccccaTCAGACACCTACCTCACAGGGGCACTGAGTAAAAGAATTTGGGGAAGgcattttaaagtctttaaacATGTTTAAGTGCCATGAGTAATTTTTACTCACTCTGTTTCATAGCTTGGTGAAAGTTCTATGTCTCATGAGCAAGGCAGGTGCTAcgtaataaaaagaaagtaatctCTGGAGGTGCCACAGTTAGGATCTTGTCATCAGAAGGCAGTGATATCTTCAGGAACTATTTTTCATATTCCATCCCTTTCTCCTAAGCAACAGTGGAAATTCTCAGAAGGATATCTTCAGTAAAAGAAGAGCAATGTTTGTTTGCTGCTCCCCCCACATCCCAGCACCCTTTTCTGGTCATCATGAGGGGGAATTCCCCTGCACTTTTTGAAGGGTTTGTATGATAGCACCAAAGGAagaatgctgttggaaaaacCACACCTCCCCAAAGGGGAATCTGTAggagttgtttgtttgtctttgtttcaGAATGCATTTTAATTATACTCTTTAGAGCCAGATTAGACACACTAAACATTTATAGAGATTCTAGATAACAAATGCAAGTGAACAGTTATCTTTGGAATCTGCCGGTCTAAATCTCTTCTATATAGTATGTCTAAAATCTCAGTTCCCCAGTAAATGGTTCTCTTATTTAATCATCAGCACCTCTACCTCTTTACCAGTCTTTCCAGTGTGATTGTCCCTGTCAGTCTGTCCTCTTGTCCCTCAGCTAGAAGCCGTAATGGTTACTGCATTTTCCTAATAAAGTAGAAATTTGGAGTCCAAAGGAATATAGTCAATTTCCATTTATTGTATTGCCTGATTGAATCTAACCTGATTCTTTTAAACACATCTGGTTTTCTTCTTTGCATATCATTTTCATATGTCCATATAAGGACTGACTTACTACTTTTCTGCCCACCTTTAACACTTCtggctttgaaaattattttaaaactgtgtGTGATCGTTCTTACATGTCCATATGCCCCCATTTATTTAGATGGTTTGGGCAGTGACACTGAATGAATACTACCTAGTAAATGTGCTCTTTCATACAAAGTATgatcatcattttttttagagaagtatttttttaattattgccttttctttattattgGAGAAATTTttcacaaggaaagaaaattttgtcCTCAAATGTATATGCTGCTCAAAAATTTGATTGTCTAGGACATTTAATATGTTGTTACAGAAATAACTGAAGTTTTCCTAagaagaaggcaagaaaagaatAGGAGAAAGTAATAGCCAAAGTGGTAGATTCCTGGAGGCCCTCCAAAAAAACTCAGTGAGGGGGCTCTAAGCAGGCGAAATAGAGCAGAACGGGTTTCTAATATTCCCCAGAGACTGGGACTTGAGACATTAGGTAGGAATAGTACTTATTTTGAACATTGAACTTGGGCTCTTCAAAGTAATCAACCACGAGACATGGGAGCGTGCTTTTGGAACAGTTCACAAGGCAGACCTGCACACTTGTTGAGGTCTTATCAGGAGTGTCAGCTTTGATAGGTAGTAACAGGGATCAAGGCGTGGAAGATGTGGATTCACCCCAGAATGTTTTCATGGACCAGTCTTTGTACACAGAGGTGGTTCTACTGTTCACCAGCAGATTGTGCTGGTCTTGGGACCTATTTCTGCTTCCTTTCAGAGACCATTTATGACGGAGGTAGGCAGTTTGTGAGATGGTTGGCTAGAATTAGCAGTGTCTAAGTTACGTGGCCTTGGATCGGTTGGTTCCTTGCTGTCTGTGCATGGTGCATGCCGAGTCAGAAAGCCTAGAAACCATCAGCATTAAAGTCTACGTGCAGAGGAATCCTTGCTAGAGCCATTAACGAATCAAGAAAGGTTTTACCTATCGTCATGGTGAAATAGTCCAGGAGTACCTTTAGAGATTGTCAGACTGTGCGCTGTGAGCTTCCCTTAGTCCTCAGAAGGCTTACAGAAACCTAGGCACACTGCTTCTACCCTTTGAGCTGAAAAACAGAAACCTAACTTGATGCATCGGTACCATTTCCATAGAGCTGACATGGGCAAAATCATGAAATAGAATCTGTtccataaattatttctttaaattttctcttaattttgccttaaggaaaaaattaaaattgttcaaAGACAGTTTGCTGTCACTGGTGCTGCCCCAAAGCTTTCCAATCCTCTAGGAATTTTTATGAATTAAATGGTTGCTATGGGAAGGTCAAGATTCATCCAAGAGTATCATGGTGTAAATTTAATGGTTTGcaactgttttaatttttcttttcctgtgccgGTTATACAATGCAGTCAACCCCCTTTTCAGTAGCTTCTGTTCATTAGCCTGTGTTTTTCCAGGCAGTAACTCCCAGAAGGCTTTTCTTAGTgattgtaaagaaagaaaatcgcATCTAGGCCTGTGCTGCAAAGCTGGGTGGTCTGTCTTTACTTTCTAGCAAATTGAGTTGATGGATTTAAGATAAGCCTTTGGGGTTCCTGTCACAGTTTCCTGGGCTCTGAGAAAGGGTTGGGCCTCCTTTACTCTCAGGGTTTTGAGTATTTTTCTAATGTTTGTAAGTTCTCTTGCACtcctctaataaaaatgaaagctctctgtcaaaaaaaaagtctttgattGGTTTGGAGatctaggagaaaaaaataagtataccTGAGACCTTCAgttggtcttttatttatttcaaataaaaagtagTTTGATAAACTACCAGAGttagtgcttttttaaaaacattctctgaagAGATAGGAACTCTCCCTCAGGAAACCTATAAAAGCTATTCCCAATACATTGcaattgcttttgatttttagtcCTTTGGAGCAAGCGTCTGATGTTACGTCTGATGTTTTGTCTGATGTTATGTTTTTAGAGCTGTggggaagaaaatgttttaaaaaattaaggggtGTTATTGAAACAGTGATTTTCTGGCTGAATTATGTGCGAGCAAAGTTTTAGGGCAGCTGTCCAGTTCTTGGTCTGTTTTCCTGACAGTAAAGCAGATAGTAAGCAGTGTCTTGACAAGTGATTTGCTTATTCCATACTGACATCTAAAGGCATTAGCCTTCTGTTTGACAACCCTGGGGATACCCCTCTGCACCGTGACTTATTAATGTTTTTTTAGACAAGGCTAAACCAGGATGACTCTATGTATTTGTAGTTTCACTCTTCACATACCAGCTGCTAAAAGAAAAACCATGACTTTAATCTTGTCTTGAAATGACTCCTGATTGTTAAATTCATCCAAACCCTTCCTCTTGAGGGAGGGTTGCTGCTAGTAACATCAGTTTTCAATGTTCTGCTTTAGATATGTGTCATATGGGAGTCTGGAAACTGTAATAAATATGATCGTATGACTGTACCTGTCTCCTTTGTCTCTGCTGATTGGGAaggggggaggatggggaggacatGGGGGTGTCTGCTACCCAGTGGAGACACTGATCTAGAAAGTTAAAACACCTCGAACCTTCTACATTCTTATGGTTGCAGCCTTGTGCACGCATCTAGATCACTATCCTTGAGGTTGCTTTGTTCTTCCAGCTTTGAAGTTCGTCCTCAGAAAAGGAACTCCGCCCACGTTCTGACTTAACCTCTTTTAAGCCACAAGCAGTGGTAATGGCCCTGTGAAATGATCCCACCTGATAGCTCACTGGCATTAATCTGCTCTCTTCACGACCTGCTGGGATCACCATTGACTCTCCTCCCCTCGGAGGATTTTACCACATCTGACTAATTGATGGTCACATGCTTCCAGGACTCTGAGTTTGCCAGCAGCTTTCATCTGTGTACGTACAGGAAGCTGATCTGTCCAGAGATTTGCCACGTTGATTACTTGGTCTCCTCTGTGTGCTTCCAGCACTGAGTCACCTGAGTAAGGTggacaaacaaaaaaggacattgGTTCTTAGAGATACTTCAAGTTAACTGTCAAAACTCAATCCCCCTCTGTCAAGGAATACATGAGGTTGAGCTCAGCTGACGTACGGAAAATTTCTAACCACTGCAGTGGAAGAAAGGGAGGCAAGACCCACGTGTTCCAGTTCTGGCCcttgcttcttttgtttttatatctcaAAAGGTTTGTGATTAAATGAAAACGTCCTCATTAATCAAAATAAGAGCAGAAGAGTGTGCCAGTTtgacattttaaatgtacagGGATGGTTAAATATTGGCAGGGTGTGGAGGCGAGTGGAATGAGAGAAATCTTCCGTCACTCTTCCCCTGTGTTTCCTGGATAGGAatggcaaggaaaaaaacaagttcCTTCTCCAACCCCATTCTCTTCTTGGATCTGAGTGAAGTGTAGTTCAGTCTGCTCAGTTACCACTAGGTGGCAGTAGCTTCAAGAGAACGGTTTAACTGGAGTCTCCAAAGGACTCCAGATCTCTAGTCATTGCTACAGTTGATTGTTAGATGCTCACCAGTGTGGACTGAGATAATCAAGGAAAAGCAAACTATAATCAACCCAAGTGGCAATATAAACATTTCTTAGCAATACTTCGTTTATGTGATGTGAAGCTTAGAGAAGGCTGGCCAATGGCAGTCAGCCAGTGAATGTGCCTGGGGAAGAGTGATGAAGAGGAAGATGGCCCAGTGTCCACTATTTTAGAGAGTCTGTTGCAATTCTCACATCATGGGGTCCCTCATTTCTTAGAATGCTGTCAACTCCACCAGGCCTCTTCCCATCTGCTGCTGACGTGATACCCCAGGAAGAGTGTGGAAGCTCTTATTTCTCAGCCACTGCTTGCTTTTGGAAACAATTCATTTTCCTCTAGCACTGATGCCTGAGAGCCCACTTAAGAGAGAGGTTGCAGTTCTCTAACAATTccacaagcccccccccccccccccccgaggctGCAAGCAAACATGCTTTTGAATCAgagaacaatttcttttctttctttcttttttttttttttgtctttttgccatttcttgggccgctcccgtggcatatggagattcccaggctagtggtcgaatcagaactgtagccaccggcctgtgccagagccacagcaacgcaggatctgagccgcgtctgcgacctataccacagctcatggcaatgccggatcgttaacccactgagcaagggcagggatcgaacccgcaacctcatggttcctagtcggatttgttaaccactgcaccacaacgggaactcctgaatcagagAACAATTTCTAATAGATACAGAAACATATGTTGTTTTAGTCTGGGCACTGGGGACAGAGAGGGTAGGTGGGCAGTGCTGGTAATCTTCTAGCACCTCACATCACCGCCTTCAAAAGGCCTTCCCCTCCCTGCATCAAGAAATCATTTCTCAGCCACCCACGGTGAGGAATACagtatgtaaaatgcttagacACCAGTCCTCAGATGAGATGATAATAAAGAGCTTTATTTCATGCCTTTTTGGACCGTGACAACTTGCACCACATTTTACTCCATCACACTATGTGAGGGGGCAGAGGACAGAGCCTGCAGTAAGCAGTACTGTCTTTTGTGAGCTTTATAGCCCTGGGCCAAGCCTATTACACACATTGTAATACCTTGTTCATATACATTGTAACACCTTGTTCAGATACAACCACCATGAAGGGAAGATTTTAATCCCCAATATGTATGTGAGGGAACTGAAACAGAGGTCAAGTAATTGGTCAACGTCTCTCTGCTAATAACTAGCAAATTTGGGATTCTGTCTCTTAATTTTATTGTTAGCCAGttgcaccttaaaaaaaaaatcaaatctctcAGGCATTAGGTACGAAGCTTTGAGGACAAGCTGAGTGATTCTCTTAGGCTAGTCAGAAATCAGAGGGCCGAGTTAAACTAGGGCTTGGTTTGTGCCAAGTGTCTCTGATCCCTTCTGGTTTGCACTGTTCTCTGGCTGGAAGTGGACATGCACTTCATGGCTTCCAGGAAGGACCGTGGCCCCCTGGTATTTCACCCACCAGTTAGTGTGGCCCTCAAAGGGGTATAGATCCAGTAATGTTGGTAAAAAGCAGGTGGAGTTGCTAGTGGTCTTTCCTTGGCCTTCAGAATGTATGTGGCAAGTCTGCTATCCCTTCCTTTCCAGTGTTCTCCAACACCTGGGGAGAGTGTTTTCTCTTGGCCTTGACTTTAGATCCAtcttatttaaacaaaacaaaaaaacctctgtttTTTACAAGCTGTCTCTCTTGTAAAATTTTCCTTCGACTTGCTGATGCATAATCTCCACAATGCGGCCATCTTCAGAGGAGCTCCTACCTTAGAAGTTTACTTGTTacttttgagcctcagtttcctagtcTCTCATATAGGAGTGACACTACCTACTTCGTAGGGGTGGTGACAAAGTGCTCAGCCCAAACAGCAAGCACTTACTGTCATTTATGCTACGATGAGCTGGCTGTGTGATGCTCAGCAGCTTTCTTCACTTCCCAGTGCTTGCATTTC
Coding sequences:
- the LSM11 gene encoding U7 snRNA-associated Sm-like protein LSm11, whose amino-acid sequence is MEERERGARSARAGSPASPPSPLLDVSSDSFDPLLALYAPRLPPIPYPNAPCFNNVAEYESFLKTGCRGGGRGRARGAAAGSGGPAAAAAGPSGRTRRRPDAPAPDPERIQRLRRLMVAKEEEDGAAGARRRGPARTRKAPRNVLTRMPLHEGSPLGELHRCIREGVKVNVHIRTFKGLRGVCTGFLVAFDKFWNMALTDVDETYRKPVLGKAYERDSSLTLTRLFDRLKLQDSSKKEADSRSAVEDSTLSRYSQTSTWKVASVWGREDTDRGSRKRSRSVPSSLQASAREESRSELSGRTTRTEGSSAGGTFSRATTLSRGQPRKKKRKPKVDYQQVFTRHINQIFIRGENVLLVHLAQ